From one Rhodovulum sp. ES.010 genomic stretch:
- a CDS encoding DUF1523 family protein, which translates to MFYVKWTFLAVIAALVFSFFHYTLPQRDIVRITNTEVRRIDFGDNSIFWADPAPGTQEGVSNRDVHFIEAFRPNGKPIVYRNEDTGWGWPPYFKVDTANLQAEARDVVSTKDDPQWVIVTHYGWRNEYLSIYPNAVSVRPAEGPDQTLIPWFNIVVLSVVALIGLWVAKVVLRFKEKRIEPLIDDAGNFIENVDDRAEGFWRRLFGRGNK; encoded by the coding sequence ATGTTTTACGTCAAATGGACCTTTCTCGCGGTCATTGCCGCCCTGGTCTTTTCCTTCTTCCACTACACGCTGCCCCAGCGCGACATCGTGCGGATCACCAATACAGAGGTGCGCCGGATCGATTTCGGCGACAACTCGATCTTCTGGGCCGACCCGGCGCCCGGCACGCAGGAGGGGGTGTCGAACCGCGACGTGCATTTCATCGAGGCGTTCCGGCCGAACGGCAAGCCGATCGTTTACCGCAACGAGGATACCGGCTGGGGCTGGCCGCCCTATTTCAAGGTCGATACCGCGAACCTGCAGGCCGAGGCGCGCGACGTCGTCTCGACCAAGGACGACCCGCAATGGGTGATCGTGACCCATTACGGCTGGCGCAACGAGTATCTCTCGATCTATCCCAACGCGGTTTCGGTGCGCCCCGCGGAAGGTCCCGATCAGACCCTGATCCCGTGGTTCAACATCGTCGTGCTGAGTGTCGTGGCGTTGATCGGACTCTGGGTCGCCAAGGTCGTTCTGCGCTTCAAGGAGAAGCGGATCGAGCCCTTGATCGACGACGCCGGCAATTTCATCGAGAATGTCGACGACCGCGCCGAAG
- a CDS encoding acetylornithine deacetylase/succinyl-diaminopimelate desuccinylase family protein — protein MDDAARERLGAAVEARRDELVALTQDLVRIPTLNPPGRNYREICDYLAARLAACGFGVELVRATGTPADSDATPRWNLVARHEGAAPGDCVHFNGHHDVVEVGHGWTVDPFGGEVKHGRVYGRGACDMKGGLAAAIIAAETFIETCPDYRGAVEISATADEESGGYGGVAYLAEQGWFDPCRVQHVIIPEPLNKDRICLGHRGVWWAEIETHGRIAHGSMPFLGDCAVRHMGAVLAEMEETLFPLLAGRRTEMPVVPEGARQSTLNINAIHGGEPEQTADYNGLPAPCVPDRCRITLDRRFLIEEDIAEVKREVTELMERVKARRPGFAYEIRELFEVPPTMTDANAPVVTTVAEAILRVLGRQPEYVVSPGTYDQKHIDRIGRLKNCIAYGPGILELAHKPDEWVGIDDMVDSARVMALTLRELLLKSS, from the coding sequence ATGGACGACGCGGCGCGGGAAAGGCTGGGAGCGGCGGTGGAGGCGCGACGCGACGAGTTGGTCGCGCTGACGCAGGATCTCGTACGCATCCCGACGCTGAACCCGCCGGGCCGCAACTACCGGGAAATCTGCGACTATCTCGCCGCTCGGCTCGCAGCGTGCGGCTTTGGCGTGGAACTCGTTCGGGCGACCGGCACGCCAGCCGACAGCGATGCGACCCCGCGCTGGAACCTGGTCGCGCGGCACGAAGGCGCCGCCCCGGGCGACTGCGTCCATTTCAACGGCCATCACGACGTGGTCGAGGTCGGCCACGGCTGGACCGTGGACCCATTCGGAGGCGAGGTGAAGCACGGCCGCGTCTACGGCCGCGGGGCCTGCGACATGAAAGGCGGGCTCGCGGCGGCCATCATCGCCGCCGAAACCTTCATCGAGACCTGCCCCGACTATCGCGGCGCGGTGGAAATCAGCGCCACCGCCGACGAAGAGTCGGGCGGCTACGGCGGCGTAGCCTACCTGGCCGAGCAGGGATGGTTCGACCCGTGCCGCGTACAGCACGTCATCATCCCCGAACCGCTCAACAAGGATCGCATCTGCCTGGGCCATCGCGGCGTCTGGTGGGCCGAGATCGAAACCCACGGGCGCATCGCGCATGGCTCGATGCCGTTCCTGGGTGACTGCGCCGTGCGGCACATGGGCGCAGTCCTGGCCGAGATGGAGGAGACGCTGTTCCCGCTGCTCGCCGGCAGGCGGACCGAGATGCCGGTGGTGCCAGAGGGCGCCCGGCAGTCCACGCTCAACATCAACGCGATCCATGGCGGCGAGCCCGAGCAGACGGCGGACTACAACGGCCTGCCCGCGCCCTGCGTGCCCGACCGGTGCCGCATCACCCTCGACCGGCGCTTTCTCATCGAAGAGGACATCGCCGAGGTGAAGCGGGAGGTGACCGAGTTGATGGAGCGCGTGAAGGCCCGCCGCCCTGGCTTTGCCTACGAAATCCGCGAGCTGTTCGAGGTGCCGCCCACGATGACGGACGCGAACGCGCCGGTGGTGACCACCGTCGCCGAGGCCATTTTGCGGGTGCTTGGGCGCCAACCCGAATACGTCGTCTCGCCGGGAACCTACGACCAGAAGCACATCGACCGGATCGGTCGGCTGAAGAACTGCATCGCCTACGGACCCGGCATCCTCGAACTCGCCCACAAGCCCGACGAATGGGTAGGCATCGACGACATGGTTGATTCGGCGCGGGTCATGGCCTTGACGCTCAGGGAATTGCTGCTGAAGAGCAGCTAA
- the panC gene encoding pantoate--beta-alanine ligase: MTAPIVRRLAELRALTARWRAEGARIGVVPTMGALHAGHLSLVEAAKAGADRVIVTIFVNPRQFNNPDDLANYPRTEGSDAAKLAPFAVDAIYVPAPDQVYPEGFATTVSVSGVSEGLCGAHRPGHFDGVATVVTKLLLQTQADRAYFGEKDFQQLMVVRRLVRDLGIPVEIVGCPTVREPDGLALSSRNVRLGHTARAKAPALFAALTRAVKEMSEGAPVGQALGEARAAVLAGGYSDVEYLEFRSAATLAPLQALSEPARLLVAAHLDGVRLIDNVPAVPQRAAAFAPS; this comes from the coding sequence GTGACCGCGCCCATCGTGCGACGGCTGGCGGAACTGCGCGCCCTGACCGCGCGTTGGCGTGCCGAGGGCGCGCGCATCGGCGTGGTGCCCACGATGGGCGCGCTGCACGCGGGGCACCTCAGCCTTGTCGAGGCCGCCAAGGCCGGCGCCGACCGGGTGATCGTCACGATCTTCGTCAACCCCAGGCAGTTCAACAATCCCGACGATCTGGCGAACTATCCCCGAACCGAGGGGAGCGATGCCGCAAAACTCGCGCCCTTCGCGGTCGATGCGATCTATGTGCCCGCGCCCGACCAGGTATATCCCGAGGGATTCGCCACCACAGTCTCGGTCTCCGGCGTCAGCGAAGGGTTGTGCGGCGCGCACCGGCCGGGCCATTTCGACGGCGTGGCGACCGTCGTGACCAAGCTGTTGCTGCAAACCCAGGCCGACCGGGCCTATTTCGGCGAGAAGGATTTCCAGCAGCTGATGGTGGTCCGGCGGCTGGTGCGGGACCTGGGCATTCCCGTGGAGATCGTCGGATGCCCCACGGTGCGAGAGCCCGATGGTCTGGCCCTGTCCTCTCGCAACGTGCGGCTGGGGCACACGGCGCGGGCCAAGGCCCCGGCGCTCTTTGCGGCACTGACGCGGGCGGTGAAGGAGATGTCCGAAGGTGCCCCGGTGGGACAGGCCCTGGGCGAGGCGCGGGCGGCAGTGCTGGCGGGCGGTTATTCGGACGTCGAGTACCTGGAGTTCCGGTCGGCGGCGACTCTGGCGCCGCTGCAGGCGCTGTCCGAGCCCGCGCGCCTCCTGGTGGCGGCGCATCTTGACGGGGTTCGGCTGATCGACAACGTGCCGGCGGTACCGCAACGCGCCGCAGCCTTTGCGCCGTCGTGA
- the panB gene encoding 3-methyl-2-oxobutanoate hydroxymethyltransferase yields MSATGQARRITPTAFRSRKGETPLVCLTAYTTPVARLVDPECDLVLVGDSVGMVLHGLPSTLGVTMEMMILHGQAVARGLERALMVVDMPFGSYEESPEQAFRNAARLMAETGAGAVKLEGGVAMADTIRFLTARSIPVMAHVGLTPQAINALGGYKVQGRGADAARVTADARAVAEAGAFSVVLEKVPAALADRITAEVPIPTIGIGASAGCDGQVLVVDDMLGLFAEFKPKFAKRYAELGRDARAAIAAYAEEVRARRFPAPEHVFGDSQ; encoded by the coding sequence ATGAGCGCAACCGGACAGGCCCGCCGGATCACGCCCACTGCCTTCAGGTCGCGGAAAGGCGAGACGCCGCTGGTCTGCCTGACCGCCTATACCACGCCGGTCGCACGCCTGGTCGATCCGGAATGCGACCTCGTGCTGGTGGGCGACAGCGTGGGCATGGTCTTGCACGGGCTGCCCTCCACGCTCGGCGTGACGATGGAGATGATGATCCTGCACGGACAGGCGGTGGCGCGCGGGCTGGAGCGCGCCCTGATGGTCGTCGACATGCCCTTTGGCAGCTACGAGGAAAGCCCCGAACAGGCGTTCCGCAACGCCGCGCGGTTGATGGCCGAGACCGGGGCAGGGGCCGTCAAGCTGGAGGGCGGCGTCGCGATGGCCGATACAATCCGGTTCCTGACCGCCCGCTCGATCCCCGTGATGGCCCATGTCGGGCTGACGCCGCAGGCGATCAACGCGCTGGGCGGCTACAAGGTGCAGGGGCGCGGCGCGGATGCGGCGCGGGTCACGGCCGACGCCCGCGCGGTGGCCGAGGCCGGGGCGTTTTCCGTCGTGCTGGAGAAGGTGCCTGCGGCGCTGGCCGACCGGATCACGGCGGAGGTGCCGATTCCCACCATCGGGATCGGCGCGTCGGCGGGCTGCGACGGGCAGGTTCTGGTGGTCGACGACATGCTGGGCCTGTTTGCCGAGTTCAAACCGAAATTCGCCAAACGGTACGCCGAATTGGGGCGGGACGCGCGCGCCGCCATTGCCGCCTATGCCGAAGAGGTCCGCGCCCGCCGTTTCCCCGCGCCCGAGCACGTGTTCGGAGACAGCCAGTGA
- a CDS encoding ABC transporter substrate-binding protein, with translation MRLVPTAALCLALGAGQALAAEDTITIGMVLEPPNLDPTGGAAAAIDEVVYANIFEGLTRFAPDGSIVPGLAKSWEANENATVYTFRLHDGVTFHDGSAMDAEDVKFTLDRARAAESTNAQKALFAGIENVEVVDPLTVRVTLSAPDGNFPFNMAWGDAVIVAPETVDSLATAPVGTGPFRFDRWAQGDRIEIVRNSDYWGATPALASATFKFISDPNAAFAAMMAGDVDAFPNFPAPETLSQFEADPRFEVIVGSTEGETILAMNNAQAPLDDVRVREAIAHAISRQDIIDGAMFGYGTPIGTHFPPHHPDYVDLTELSAHDPARAKTLLEEAGQTDLTLRLALPPPSYARRGGEIVAAQLRAVGIETEITNLEWAQWLEQVFTGRDFDLTIVSHTEPMDINIYARPDYYFQYGGPDFAASMENLTSTTDAAARSDILKDAQRMIAEDYVNGFLFQLAKTGVANAGIEGLWENAPTQANDLTGVYWTE, from the coding sequence ATGCGCCTCGTTCCGACCGCCGCCCTCTGCCTCGCGCTCGGCGCCGGCCAGGCTCTCGCCGCAGAGGACACGATCACCATCGGCATGGTGCTGGAGCCGCCGAACCTCGACCCCACCGGAGGCGCCGCGGCCGCCATCGACGAGGTGGTCTATGCCAACATCTTCGAGGGGCTAACCCGCTTCGCCCCAGACGGCTCCATCGTGCCGGGGCTGGCGAAAAGCTGGGAGGCGAACGAGAACGCCACCGTCTACACGTTCCGCCTGCACGACGGCGTGACCTTTCACGACGGCAGCGCGATGGATGCCGAGGACGTCAAGTTCACCCTCGACCGTGCGCGGGCCGCAGAGTCGACCAATGCGCAGAAGGCGCTGTTCGCCGGGATCGAAAACGTCGAGGTGGTGGACCCGCTGACCGTGCGGGTCACGCTGTCGGCGCCTGACGGCAATTTCCCCTTCAACATGGCCTGGGGCGACGCTGTAATCGTCGCGCCCGAAACGGTCGACAGTCTCGCGACCGCACCCGTTGGCACCGGCCCGTTCAGGTTCGACCGCTGGGCGCAGGGCGACCGGATCGAAATCGTGCGCAACTCCGACTACTGGGGCGCGACGCCGGCGCTGGCGTCGGCGACGTTCAAGTTCATCTCGGACCCCAACGCGGCTTTCGCCGCGATGATGGCCGGCGACGTGGACGCCTTTCCCAACTTCCCCGCGCCCGAGACGCTCTCGCAATTCGAGGCCGACCCGCGGTTCGAGGTGATCGTGGGCTCGACCGAAGGTGAGACGATACTGGCGATGAACAATGCGCAGGCCCCGCTTGACGACGTGCGGGTGCGCGAAGCCATCGCGCACGCGATCAGCCGCCAGGATATCATCGACGGCGCGATGTTCGGCTACGGCACGCCCATCGGTACGCACTTCCCACCGCACCACCCCGACTACGTCGATCTCACCGAGCTTTCGGCGCATGACCCGGCGCGGGCGAAGACGCTGCTGGAAGAGGCGGGTCAGACCGATCTGACGCTGCGCCTGGCACTCCCGCCGCCCTCCTATGCCCGGCGCGGCGGCGAGATCGTCGCCGCACAGCTTCGCGCCGTCGGCATCGAGACCGAGATCACCAACCTGGAATGGGCACAGTGGCTGGAACAGGTGTTCACGGGCCGCGATTTCGACCTGACCATCGTCAGCCATACCGAGCCCATGGACATCAACATCTATGCCCGGCCCGACTACTACTTCCAGTATGGCGGTCCCGACTTCGCAGCGTCGATGGAGAACTTGACAAGCACGACCGACGCCGCCGCGCGATCGGATATCCTGAAGGACGCGCAGCGCATGATCGCCGAGGACTACGTCAACGGCTTCCTGTTCCAGCTTGCCAAGACCGGCGTCGCCAACGCCGGGATCGAGGGATTGTGGGAGAACGCGCCGACCCAGGCCAACGACCTGACCGGCGTTTACTGGACCGAGTGA